A genomic segment from Corylus avellana chromosome ca5, CavTom2PMs-1.0 encodes:
- the LOC132180543 gene encoding histidine--tRNA ligase, cytoplasmic, translating into MAERGEEISVITLGGKGLSLSSSIIYAVATGVAQVRLDSSALERLASSSSSSNTPPPFVNYQINLPKTLTLLESRAFLTVLLGKLLSGSSNIRTALPVRISEALNSKPQILEFEPLDVTQEELFVLEKSSAALLGISAIVDHESTALSAIADAVAAISCEASRADVAAFSSVDSGDGFSAKEEVGVASDMKVLLNGSKLVGKVESESVSKIPKVHGSFREIVKLVHSKTRAELNSRAKLANAEGLAVRAVLFPLYDLGVCSLSRAKLNLDVISTDDLRSSLAGLFKGKCPSSENLRNGVKLVSQLGLEEEYEKFVYELNVLLGMVWKIVAWEAMTGFIALEGVEWSEKSEKSEKGVEANGGGNVKVERKSEKKKKVVLGKGTSVIVQLIKDRLQGKGGGGSDGSGLLEKWVDDISLFLDPKDREFDSLLQKVKDIVESNESRRLPKLPKGTRDFAKEQMTIRKRAFSIIEEVFERHGATALDTPAFELRETLMGKYGEDSKLIYDLADQGGELCSLRYDLTVPFARFVAMNGLTSFKRYQIAKVYRRDNPSKGRYREFYQCDFDIAGQYEKMGPDFEIVKILTELLNELNIGDYEIKLNHRKLLDGMLDICGVPPEKFRTICSSIDKLDKQSFQQIRKEMVEEKGLTIETADKIGAFVKERGSPLELLSKLKQEGSKFLGHDGSVDALNELDILFKALEKSKCIDKVVFDLSLARGLDYYTGVIFEAAFKGGAQVGSIAAGGRYDNLIGMFGTKQVPAVGVSLGIERVFAIMEQLQKDQNQTTRATKTEVLVSILGDDLTQAAELVSELWDAGLRAEYLVNKRVMKHIDRAKDSRIPWMVIVGEQEMNEGIVKLKDIEAAKEEKIPRSRVVEELKRRLNR; encoded by the exons ATGGCGGAGAGAGGCGAAGAAATCTCTGTGATAACCCTAGGAGGCAAGGGCTTATCTCTCTCCTCATCCATCATCTACGCCGTCGCCACCGGCGTCGCTCAGGTGCGCCTCGACTCATCCGCGCTCGAAAGGCTCGCCTCCTCCTCGTCCTCCTCCAATACCCCCCCGCCATTTGTCAATTACCAAATCAACCTTCCCAAAACACTAACCCTGCTCGAATCCCGCGCTTTCCTCACCGTCCTCCTCGGCAAGCTCCTCTCTGGTTCCTCAAATATCCGTACGGCCCTTCCGGTTCGGATCTCCGAGGCCCTGAATTCCAAGCCTCAAATCCTAGAGTTCGAACCCCTCGATGTGACCCAAGAGGAGCTCTTCGTGCTCGAGAAATCATCCGCTGCATTGCTCGGCATTTCCGCCATCGTGGACCACGAATCCACCGCGTTATCGGCGATCGCCGACGCCGTCGCCGCGATTTCGTGCGAGGCGTCCAGAGCCGACGTGGCGGCGTTCAGTTCAGTGGATTCCGGGGACGGGTTTTCGGCGAAGGAGGAGGTTGGGGTAGCCAGTGATATGAAGGTTTTGCTTAATGGGTCGAAGTTGGTGGGCAAGGTTGAGAGCGAGTCAGTCTCGAAAATCCCTAAAGTTCACGGGAGTTTCAGGGAGATAGTGAAGTTGGTGCACTCCAAGACGCGAGCCGAGCTGAATTCGCGTGCTAAGTTAGCGAATGCGGAGGGTTTGGCGGTACGAGCCGTGTTGTTTCCACTCTATGACTTGGGTGTGTGTAGCTTGAGCCGCGCTAAATTGAATTTGGATGTGATCAGTACCGATGATTTGCGGTCGAGTTTGGCTGGTTTGTTTAAAGGGAAATGCCCGAGTAGTGAGAATTTGAGAAATGGGGTTAAGTTGGTTTCGCAATTGGGGTTGGAAGAGGAGTATGAGAAGTTTGTGTACGAATTGAATGTGTTGTTGGGAATGGTGTGGAAGATTGTGGCGTGGGAGGCGATGACTGGTTTCATTGCGCTTGAGGGTGTGGAATGGAGTGAGAAGAGTGAGAAGAGTGAGAAGGGTGTTGAGGCGAATGGAGGAGGAAATGTGAAGGTGGAGAGGAAGagtgagaagaagaaaaaggtggtgTTGGGGAAGGGGACTAGTGTGATTGTGCAATTGATCAAGGATAGGTTGCAGGGTAAGGGAGGAGGTGGGAGTGATGGTTCAGGGTTATTGGAGAAGTGGGTGGATGATATTTCGTTGTTTTTGGACCCAAAGGACCGGGAGTTCGACAGTTTGCTGCAGAAAGTGAAGGATATTGTTGAAAGCAATGAAAGTAGAAGACTGCCCAAGCTTCCAAAG GGTACTCGTGATTTTGCGAAAGAACAAATGACAATAAGAAAGAGAGCCTTTTCAATTATCGAGGAAGTTTTTGAGAGGCATGGTGCTACGGCCTTGGATACCCCAGCTTTCGAATTGAGAGAAACTCTCATGGGAAAATATGGGGAAGATTCAAAGTTGATTTACGATCTTGCGGACCAG GGTGGAGAGCTTTGTTCTTTGCGGTATGACCTAACTGTACCATTTGCTAGGTTTGTGGCCATGAATGGTCTCACATCATTTAAAAGGTACCAGATAGCCAAGGTTTACCGGAGGGACAACCCATCTAAGGGAAGATACCGTGAATTTTATCAATGTGATTTTGACATTGCTGGCCAATATGAAAAAATGGGGCCAGATTTTGAGATTGTAAAAATTTTGACGGAACTTCTCAATGAACTGAACATTGGAGATTATGAg ATAAAACTGAACCACCGGAAGTTACTTGATGGAATGTTGGACATATGTGGAGTGCCACCAGAAAAATTCAGAACCATATGTTCGAGTATCGACAAATTAGATAAGCAATCTTTTCAACAGATAAGAAAAGAGATG GTTGAGGAGAAGGGCTTAACAATTGAGACGGCAGATAAAATTGGCGCTTTTGTGAAGGAAAGGGGATCACCTTTGGAATTATTGTCTAAACTTAAGCAGGAGGGAAGCAAGTTCTTGGGACATGATGGATCTGTCGATGCACTGAATGAACTGGACATTTTATTTAAGGCGCTGGAAAAATCAAAGTGTATTGACAAAGTGGTTTTTGACTTGAGTCTTGCCAGAGGTCTTGATTATTATACTGGAGTCATATTTGAAGCTGCTTTTAAAGGCGGTGCACAG GTTGGTTCAATTGCTGCTGGTGGACGCTATGACAACCTTATAGGTATGTTTGGTACAAAGCAGGTTCCAGCAGTTGGTGTCAGTCTTGGAATCGAGCGAGTATTTGCTATAATGGAGCAGCTTCAGAAAGACCAGAACCAG ACAACACGAGCTACAAAGACTGAAGTCCTGGTAAGTATACTGGGGGATGACCTGACTCAAGCTGCAGAACTGGTAAGTGAGCTGTGGGATGCCGGACTGAGAGCCGAATATCTTGTCAATAAAAGAGTGATGAAGCACATTGACCGTGCTAAAGACTCGAGGATCCCATGGATGGTTATTGTGGGGGAACAAGAAATGAATGAAGGGAttgtgaaattaaaagacatCGAGGCcgccaaagaagaaaaaattccTAGAAGTAGGGTTGTTGAGGAACTTAAAAGACGGTTGAACCGATGA
- the LOC132182051 gene encoding probable protein phosphatase 2C 2, translated as MALTLSSPTSCPLSWVGEIFVGRKKGSLVFESSNLESSEISGFPLSPEESGWHRENFLPRAACQEEINTVDATDFCGEKGNNEKSAGIFTVVDDIVSHEGNIMKEKVRSIKGVLLGDIIQGSDSLEMVNFGSARAAALKVRKRPSKLVVPAYSGEMEFGEMRRKLTNKEFEVEGRNFVLASKKGRRTTVMEDGYGVMLDILGDPKQALFAVIDGHGGHAAADYVAENLGRNIVKYIGEEDRLEQAIRRGYLATDKEFLSQGVSSGACAASVLLKEGELHVANVGDCRVVLSRKGLATALTNEHRLSREDERRRIESSGGFVNCCNGAWRVQGTLAVSRAIGDLHLKQWIISEPEIKKLRLTSDCQFLIMASDGLWDKVNDQEAVDVVLREKNMLMSCKKLVDMSCSRGNMDDITVMVINLQNFV; from the exons ATGGCTTTAACCCTTTCTTCCCCTACATCTTGTCCTCTTTCATGGGTCGGCGAGATTTTTGTCGGGCGAAAAAAAGGGTCTTTAGTCTTTGAAAGTTCGAATCTTGAGAGTTCAGAAATCTCGGGCTTCCCTTTATCTCCTGAAGAAAGCGGCTGGCATCGGGAGAATTTTCTTCCTCGTGCTGCATGCCAAGAAGAGATCAACACCGTCGACGCAACGGATTTTTGCGGCGAAAAAGGGAATAATGAGAAATCTGCAGGCATTTTCACGGTTGTTGATGATATAGTAAGCCATGAAGGGAATATCATGAAAGAAAAGGTACGTAGTATTAAAGGTGTTTTGTTGGGTGATATAATCCAAGGATCGGATTCTTTGGAAATGGTGAATTTTGGAAGCGCCAGGGCGGCCGCTCTCAAGGTGAGAAAGAGGCCGTCCAAGCTGGTTGTGCCGGCGTATAGCGGCGAGATGGAATTTGGTGAAATGCGTCGGAAGTTGACGAATAAGGAATTTGAGGTGGAAGGGAGAAATTTCGTTTTGGCAAgcaagaaaggaagaagaacgACGGTCATGGAAGATGGGTATGGTGTTATGCTTGATATTCTCGGAGATCCCAAGCAG GCACTTTTTGCTGTGATTGATGGACATGGAGGTCATGCAGCGGCAGATTATGTTGCTGAAAATTTGGGAAGGAACATTGTGAAATACATCGGAGAGGAAGATCGGCTAGAACAGGCTATCCGTAGAGGTTACTTGGCCACAGACAAGGAATTTCTTAGCCAG GGAGTAAGCAGTGGAGCTTGTGCAGCTAGCGTGCTGTTGAAGGAAGGAGAGTTACATGTAGCAAATGTTGGTGATTGCAGAGTAGTTTTGAGTAGAAAAGGATTAGCTACTGCACTGACAAACGAGCACCGTCTCAGTAGAGAAGACGAGCGGCGTCGTATTGAAAGCTCC GGTGGTTTTGTGAATTGCTGCAATGGAGCTTGGAGAGTTCAAGGGACGCTTGCAGTGTCAAGAGCCATCGGGGATTTGCATTTGAAACAATGGATCATATCGGAACCGGAGATTAAAAAGCTCCGTCTAACTTCCGACTGCCAGTTCTTGATTATGGCTTCTGATGGACTGTGGGATAAG GTAAATGATCAGGAGGCAGTTGATGTGGTTTTGAGAGAGAAGAATATGTTGATGTCTTGCAAAAAGCTTGTCGATATGTCTTGTAGCCGAGGAAACATGGATGACATAACTGTTATGGTCatcaatcttcaaaattttgtgtag
- the LOC132182052 gene encoding molybdopterin synthase sulfur carrier subunit yields the protein MEGKIETQTMDAMPEGKEGSSVKIKVLFFARARDLTGLSEMPMEVSSGSSAHDCLNDLVAKFPSLEEIRGCLVLALNEEYTTESAIVGDKDELAIIPPISGG from the coding sequence ATGGAAGGAAAGATTGAGACTCAAACTATGGACGCTATGCCTGAGGGGAAGGAAGGTTCATCTGTTAAGATCAAGGTTCTGTTCTTTGCAAGAGCTCGAGATCTTACCGGCTTGAGTGAGATGCCAATGGAGGTGTCATCAGGTAGTTCTGCCCATGATTGTTTAAATGATCTTGTTGCCAAGTTTCCTAGCTTGGAAGAGATCCGCGGGTGCCTGGTTCTTGCTCTGAATGAGGAATACACCACTGAGTCAGCAATTGTTGGAGACAAAGATGAGTTAGCCATTATACCTCCCATAAGTGGTGGCTAG
- the LOC132182309 gene encoding uncharacterized protein LOC132182309, which yields MEGEAGEFLDWELLHNSDDAGLVNSVGAALVESSEKEGTPRNFEGIEGDSEGMIRSDHFSLENRERIAKTAAEGDVSEEGDSVQSENPSWVDPGSETRYVRRNSGEFWSDSSSDRSDERKLGEFDSKHDLGLSETVKSQVGFEGIEEMKSGNENWGKLGPNESKFREFDAKDKDSSKFWSDSGGDALVSMEFGNNYEKQRDGSEISSDLDGGNGSIENKAGADAIVKSDTKSGGEGDKRRVVWWKVPLEVLKYCVFRASPVWSFSMAAAVMGLVILGRRLYKMKRKSQSLQLKVTIDDKKVSQFMSRAARLNEAFSVVRRVPIIRPSLPAPGVTAWPAMSLR from the exons ATGGAAGGAGAGGCTGGGGAGTTTCTAGACTGGGAGCTGCTCCACAACTCGGACGATGCTGGCCTGGTTAATTCGGTGGGTGCTGCCCTGGTTGAGTCGTCCGAGAAGGAGGGAACTCCGAGGAATTTTGAGGGAATCGAGGGTGACTCGGAGGGCATGATCAGGTCCGATCACTTCTCGCTCGAGAATCGGGAGAGGATTGCCAAGACTGCTGCAGAGGGTGATGTGAGCGAGGAGGGAGACTCGGTTCAGTCGGAGAATCCGAGTTGGGTCGATCCGGGGTCCGAGACTCGGTACGTTAGGAGGAACTCGGGCGAGTTCTGGTCCGATTCGAGCAGCGATCGTTCCGATGAGCGTAAATTGGGTGAATTCGATTCTAAACACGATCTGGGTCTTTCAGAAACTGTGAAAAGCCAAGTGGGTTTTGAAGGAATAGAAGAAATGAAATCTGGGAATGAAAATTGGGGTAAATTGGGCCCCAATGAGAGTAAATTTAGGGAGTTCGATGCGAAAGATAAGGATTCAAGCAAGTTCTGGTCCGATTCTGGCGGGGACGCTTTGGTTTCGATGGAATTCGGGAATAATTATGAGAAGCAACGAGACGGTTCAGAGATTTCGAGTGATTTGGACGGTGGAAATGGCTCGATTGAGAACAAAGCAGGTGCGGATGCAATAGTGAAATCAGATACGAAATCGGGCGGTGAGGGAGACAAGAGGAGGGTAGTTTGGTGGAAGGTTCCTCTTGAGGTCTTGAAGTATTGTGTTTTTAGAGCTAGCCCAGTTTGGTCCTTCTCCATGGCCGCCGCAGTGATGGGACTCGTTATCTTGGGAAGGAGATTGTAtaagatgaagaggaagagccAGAGCTTGCAGCTGAAGGTTACTATTGATGATAAG AAGGTGTCGCAGTTCATGAGTCGTGCTGCACGTCTTAATGAAGCCTTTTCGGTGGTGAGGCGAGTCCCAATTATACGACCCTCGCTGCCAGCCCCTGGTGTGACTGCTTGGCCTGCAATGAGTTTGAGATGA
- the LOC132180868 gene encoding DNA damage-repair/toleration protein DRT100-like, whose protein sequence is MKLSFSSPSFHFLFFFCFSIVTLRYLTVNAATCHVDDESGLLGFKSRITADPSGMLTSWKPGTDCCAWAGINCLGDTRVNSISLSGQTNKPNTFLSGPISPSLSKLKFLGGLYLQNLRNISGPFPDFLFQLPKLTYVYIENNKLSGRIPASIGNLTRLYAFSLAGNRFSGPIPSSISKLTGLTQLKLGPNLLSGSIPYEIRQLKNLTYLTLEQNRLSGPIPDFFGSFPQLRILNLSSNRFIGKIPPSISALAPKLAYLELGHNSLKGQIPDYLGNFKALDTLDLSSNGFSGVVPRTFRNLTKIFNLDLSHNYLVDPFPEMNVKGIESLDLSYNSFHLKEIPKWVTSSPIIYSLKLAKCGIKMKLEDWKPAETYFYDYIDLSENEILGSAVGLLNRTSYLVGFWASGNSLKFNLESLGIVNRLKYLDVSRNLVFGKVPKAVSGLAKLNVSHNHLCGQLPATSFPASAFQGNDCLCGSPLPPCKV, encoded by the coding sequence ATGaagctctctttctcttctccttcctttcatttcctcttcttcttctgcttctctatCGTCACCCTCCGCTACCTCACCGTCAATGCAGCCACCTGCCACGTAGACGATGAATCGGGTCTTTTGGGATTCAAGTCCCGCATCACCGCCGACCCCTCCGGCATGCTCACCTCCTGGAAACCCGGTACGGACTGCTGCGCCTGGGCGGGTATAAACTGCCTGGGCGACACCCGGGTCAATAGTATCTCTCTTTCGGGCCAAACTAACAAGCCCAACACCTTCTTATCCGGCCCAATCTCACCCTCCCTCTCCAAACTCAAATTCTTGGGCGGACTCTATCTCCAAAATCTACGAAACATTTCGGGTCCCTTCCCGGACTTCCTTTTCCAACTACCCAAGCTCACATACGTCTACATCGAAAACAACAAGCTCTCGGGTCGAATACCTGCATCCATCGGCAACCTGACCCGACTCTATGCATTCAGTCTAGCCGGTAACCGCTTCTCCGGGCCGATCCCGAGTTCAATCTCTAAGTTGACCGGGTTAACTCAGCTCAAACTCGGTCCAAACCTCCTATCCGGCTCGATTCCGTACGAGATTCGACAGCTCAAGAACCTGACATATCTGACTCTCGAACAAAACCGCCTCTCCGGCCCCATACCCGATTTTTTCGGGTCATTCCCGCAGCTCCGAATCCTCAATCTCTCCAGCAACAGATTTATCGGGAAAATCCCACCGTCGATTTCAGCCCTGGCGCCGAAACTAGCCTACCTGGAGCTGGGCCACAACAGTCTCAAGGGCCAAATCCCGGATTATCTCGGGAATTTCAAGGCGCTCGACACGTTGGATCTCTCGTCCAACGGATTCTCGGGAGTGGTGCCAAGAACCTTCAGGAACCTGACGAAGATATTCAACCTCGACCTTTCTCATAATTACCTCGTGGACCCTTTCCCGGAGATGAACGTGAAGGGCATAGAGTCCCTGGATTTATCCTACAACAGTTTTCATCTGAAGGAAATCCCAAAATGGGTCACGTCGTCACCCATAATTTACTCTCTAAAGCTGGCCAAGTGTGGGATCAAAATGAAGTTGGAGGATTGGAAGCCTGCGGAGACGTATTTCTACGATTACATCGATCTTTCGGAGAACGAAATTTTGGGGAGTGCTGTTGGGTTATTGAATCGGACCAGTTACCTCGTCGGATTTTGGGCCTCGGGGAATAGCTTAAAGTTTAATTTGGAGAGTCTGGGGATTGTAAATAGATTGAAGTACTTGGATGTGTCGAGGAATTTGGTGTTCGGAAAAGTGCCCAAGGCGGTTTCGGGGCTTGCGAAATTGAATGTCAGCCATAACCACTTGTGCGGGCAACTTCCGGCTACAAGTTTCCCGGCAAGTGCTTTTCAAGGAAACGACTGTTTGTGTGGCTCGCCGCTGCCACCATGCAAAGTGTAG
- the LOC132182905 gene encoding C-type lectin receptor-like tyrosine-protein kinase At1g52310 isoform X2, whose protein sequence is MKLRLAALQLVLLLITCALLRVQASGFNGSSEVGKAPCPNGWVIGPNKSKCFGYTRSPQSWNESETLCKGYGGHLAALTSFQELSFAHSLCGEVANSCWVGGRVINSTIGVGWKWSDNTSYWNESIFPDATAQSNCSSLSCHINNSFDLCTLVNNGSASLVSEKCNTSHTFLCMLDIGSKCRHMHCHKEYLIILAVVSGLILCTTLAVVVWLLAYKRSKKRRRSRKLSNPAASALVSPSWKVFAKEELKSITKNFSEGNRLVGDAKTGGTYSGLLPDGSRVAVKRLKRSSFQRKKEFYSEIGRVARLHHPNLVAVKGCCYDHGDRYIVYEFIVNGPLDRWLHHIPRGGRSLDWAMRMKIATTLAQGIAFLHDKVKPHVVHRDIRGSNVLLDEEFGAHLMGVGLSKFVPYEVMHERTVMAGGTYGYLAPEFVYRNELTTKSDVYSFGVLLLEIVSGRRPAQAVDSVGWQSIFEWATPLVQAHRYPDLLDPHISSSSSSSDIPEAGVIQKVVDLVYACTQHVPSMRPRMSHVVHQLQQLAQPPIVK, encoded by the exons ATGAAGCTGAGACTAGCTGCTCTGCAACTTGTTCTTCTCCTGATTACTTGTGCTCTGCTCCGCGTACAAGCTTCG gGATTTAACGGCTCGAGTGAAGTTGGTAAAG CACCGTGTCCTAATGGTTGGGTTATTGGCCCTAATAAAAGTAAATGCTTTGGTTATACGCGAAGCCCCCAGTCATGGAATGAGTCAGAGACCCTCTGTAAAGGTTATGGTGGGCATTTGGCAGCATTAACATCATTTCAAGAACTGAGCTTTGCTCATAGCCTGTGTGGTGAAGTTGCCAACAGCTGTTGGGTTGGAGGAAGAGTTATCAACTCTACTATCGGCGTTGGTTGGAAGTGGTCAGATAATACTTCTTATTGGAATGAGTCCATCTTTCCTGATGCAACTGCTCAATCCAATTGCTCTAGTTTGTCCTGCCACATCAACAATTCATTTGATTTATGTACGCTGGTGAATAATGGATCAGCATCTCTTGTTAGTGAGAAATGCAACACATCTCATACTTTTCTATGCATGCTTGATATAG GAAGCAAATGCCGCCACATGCACTGCCACAAGGAATATCTTATCATTCTTGCAGTTGTTAGTGGGTTGATCCTCTGCACTACATTAGCTGTAGTAGTTTGGCTTCTTGCATACAAGCGGAGCAAGAAGCGCAGACGGTCTCGCAAACTATCTAATCCAGCAGCTTCTGCACTAGTCTCCCCATCATGGAAAGTCTTCGCCAAAGAGGAACTAAAGTCAATTACAAAGAACTTTAGTGAAGGTAACCGTCTAGTTGGAGATGCCAAGACAGGTGGCACGTATAGCGGCCTTCTACCTGATGGCTCAAGGGTGGCAGTTAAGAGGTTGAAGAGATCTAGCTTTCAGAGGAAAAAGGAGTTCTATTCTGAAATTGGAAGGGTTGCAAGGCTTCACCATCCAAATTTGGTGGCCGTAAAAGGATGCTGCTATGATCATGGTGACCGCTACATTGTTTACGAGTTCATAGTTAATGGGCCCTTGGATAGATGGCTACACCACATACCAAGGGGGGGTCGGAGCTTAGATTGGGCTATGAGAATGAAAATTGCCACAACTCTTGCTCAAGGAATTGC ATTCCTGCATGACAAGGTTAAGCCACATGTTGTGCATCGAGATATACGTGGCAGTAATGTACTACTTGATGAAGAGTTTGGAGCGCATCTAATGGGGGTTGGCCTTTCAAAGTTTGTGCCATATGAAGTAATGCATGAGCGGACTGTGATGGCTGGTGGCACGTATGGATACCTTGCCCCAGAATTTGTGTACAGAAATGAGCTTACAACAAAGAGTGATGTATATAGTTTTGGTGTACTGCTGCTTGAAATTGTGAGCGGGCGTAGGCCTGCACAGGCAGTTGATTCAGTAGGTTGgcagagtatatttgaatgggCCACACCTCTGGTTCAGGCTCATCGCTACCCAGATCTCTTGGATCCTCacatatcttcttcttcatcttcttctgaTATTCCAGAGGCTGGTGTCATTCAAAAGGTGGTAGACCTTGTTTACGCTTGCACACAGCATGTCCCATCTATGCGCCCCAGAATGTCTCATGTTGTCCATCAGCTGCAACAGTTGGCCCAGCCACCTATTGTAAAGTGA
- the LOC132182905 gene encoding C-type lectin receptor-like tyrosine-protein kinase At1g52310 isoform X1 codes for MKLRLAALQLVLLLITCALLRVQASGFNGSSEVGKGVSPCPNGWVIGPNKSKCFGYTRSPQSWNESETLCKGYGGHLAALTSFQELSFAHSLCGEVANSCWVGGRVINSTIGVGWKWSDNTSYWNESIFPDATAQSNCSSLSCHINNSFDLCTLVNNGSASLVSEKCNTSHTFLCMLDIGSKCRHMHCHKEYLIILAVVSGLILCTTLAVVVWLLAYKRSKKRRRSRKLSNPAASALVSPSWKVFAKEELKSITKNFSEGNRLVGDAKTGGTYSGLLPDGSRVAVKRLKRSSFQRKKEFYSEIGRVARLHHPNLVAVKGCCYDHGDRYIVYEFIVNGPLDRWLHHIPRGGRSLDWAMRMKIATTLAQGIAFLHDKVKPHVVHRDIRGSNVLLDEEFGAHLMGVGLSKFVPYEVMHERTVMAGGTYGYLAPEFVYRNELTTKSDVYSFGVLLLEIVSGRRPAQAVDSVGWQSIFEWATPLVQAHRYPDLLDPHISSSSSSSDIPEAGVIQKVVDLVYACTQHVPSMRPRMSHVVHQLQQLAQPPIVK; via the exons ATGAAGCTGAGACTAGCTGCTCTGCAACTTGTTCTTCTCCTGATTACTTGTGCTCTGCTCCGCGTACAAGCTTCG gGATTTAACGGCTCGAGTGAAGTTGGTAAAGGTGTGT CACCGTGTCCTAATGGTTGGGTTATTGGCCCTAATAAAAGTAAATGCTTTGGTTATACGCGAAGCCCCCAGTCATGGAATGAGTCAGAGACCCTCTGTAAAGGTTATGGTGGGCATTTGGCAGCATTAACATCATTTCAAGAACTGAGCTTTGCTCATAGCCTGTGTGGTGAAGTTGCCAACAGCTGTTGGGTTGGAGGAAGAGTTATCAACTCTACTATCGGCGTTGGTTGGAAGTGGTCAGATAATACTTCTTATTGGAATGAGTCCATCTTTCCTGATGCAACTGCTCAATCCAATTGCTCTAGTTTGTCCTGCCACATCAACAATTCATTTGATTTATGTACGCTGGTGAATAATGGATCAGCATCTCTTGTTAGTGAGAAATGCAACACATCTCATACTTTTCTATGCATGCTTGATATAG GAAGCAAATGCCGCCACATGCACTGCCACAAGGAATATCTTATCATTCTTGCAGTTGTTAGTGGGTTGATCCTCTGCACTACATTAGCTGTAGTAGTTTGGCTTCTTGCATACAAGCGGAGCAAGAAGCGCAGACGGTCTCGCAAACTATCTAATCCAGCAGCTTCTGCACTAGTCTCCCCATCATGGAAAGTCTTCGCCAAAGAGGAACTAAAGTCAATTACAAAGAACTTTAGTGAAGGTAACCGTCTAGTTGGAGATGCCAAGACAGGTGGCACGTATAGCGGCCTTCTACCTGATGGCTCAAGGGTGGCAGTTAAGAGGTTGAAGAGATCTAGCTTTCAGAGGAAAAAGGAGTTCTATTCTGAAATTGGAAGGGTTGCAAGGCTTCACCATCCAAATTTGGTGGCCGTAAAAGGATGCTGCTATGATCATGGTGACCGCTACATTGTTTACGAGTTCATAGTTAATGGGCCCTTGGATAGATGGCTACACCACATACCAAGGGGGGGTCGGAGCTTAGATTGGGCTATGAGAATGAAAATTGCCACAACTCTTGCTCAAGGAATTGC ATTCCTGCATGACAAGGTTAAGCCACATGTTGTGCATCGAGATATACGTGGCAGTAATGTACTACTTGATGAAGAGTTTGGAGCGCATCTAATGGGGGTTGGCCTTTCAAAGTTTGTGCCATATGAAGTAATGCATGAGCGGACTGTGATGGCTGGTGGCACGTATGGATACCTTGCCCCAGAATTTGTGTACAGAAATGAGCTTACAACAAAGAGTGATGTATATAGTTTTGGTGTACTGCTGCTTGAAATTGTGAGCGGGCGTAGGCCTGCACAGGCAGTTGATTCAGTAGGTTGgcagagtatatttgaatgggCCACACCTCTGGTTCAGGCTCATCGCTACCCAGATCTCTTGGATCCTCacatatcttcttcttcatcttcttctgaTATTCCAGAGGCTGGTGTCATTCAAAAGGTGGTAGACCTTGTTTACGCTTGCACACAGCATGTCCCATCTATGCGCCCCAGAATGTCTCATGTTGTCCATCAGCTGCAACAGTTGGCCCAGCCACCTATTGTAAAGTGA